A genomic region of Drosophila kikkawai strain 14028-0561.14 chromosome X, DkikHiC1v2, whole genome shotgun sequence contains the following coding sequences:
- the LOC108071724 gene encoding uncharacterized protein, whose translation MLLLLLATCASAEPSFEDIDRSSNLGAEDVPTAGSQLDPSKPQLLKFQKALGGYSDYEYYLGPRRMGGSYGPDNDLGAPTSALKIHGEGNLASLNRPVNGNAHKPVSWYGVYSDKPMYPSRSYDPYIRRYDRFDEQYHRTYPQYFEDMYMHRSRFDPYDSYSPRVPQYPDPYVMYPDRYLDTPAARDYVKSRRAYIDDPMALPDSYRNSKYESAKLPDLAPPPVRNERIVYYAHLPEIVRTPYDMARPEERNSAAMTMANAPYKPNKKKVKTSANRTNNATNYKISL comes from the exons atgctgctgcttctgctggcgACCTGCGCGTCTGCAGAACCGAGCTTCGAGGATATCGATCGCAGTTCGAACCTGGGAGCTGAGGATGTGCCGACCGCAGGATCCCAACTGGATCCATCTAAGCCACAGCTGTTAAAGTTCCAGAAGGCACTCGGCGGATACTCGGACTACGAGTACTACCTGGGTCCACGGCGCATGGGGGGTTCCTATGGTCCGGATAACGATCTCGGCGCACCCACTTCAGCTCTCAAGATCCATGGCGAAGGCAACTTGGCGTCCCTGAATCGGCCGGTCAATGGCAACGCCCACAAGCCGGTGTCCTGGTATGGAGTATACTCCGACAAGCCCATGTACCCCTCCAGATCGTACGATCCCTATATCCGCCGCTACGACAG aTTCGATGAGCAATACCATCGCACTTATCCACAGTACTTTGAGGATATGTACATGCACCGCTCGCGCTTTGATCCGTACGATAGCTACAGCCCCCGAGTGCCGCAGTATCCGGATCCGTATGTCATGTATCCCGACCGATATCTGGACACACCGGCCGCCCGGGATTATGTGAAATCGCGTCGCGCTTATATCGATGATCCCATGGCTCTGCCCGATTCGTATAGGAACAGCAAGTACGAATCCGCGAAGCTGCCAGACCTGGCGCCGCCTCCGGTGCGGAACGAACGGATCGTCTACTATGCCCATCTGCCGGAGATTGTGCGGACACCGTATGACATGGCCCGTCCGGAGGAGCGCAACTCGGCCGCCATGACGATGGCGAATGCTCCCTACAAGCCGAACAAGAAGAAAGTCAAGACCAGTGCTAACAGGACCAACAATGCTACAAACTATAAGATATCATTGTAG